The DNA sequence GCTTAGTCGTCAGTAACCTGCAGAGTTTTTCGACCTGATCCCTGTCCAGCTGGCAGACCTCAAGCGCCGCATCCACCTCCAAGTCATTAAACCAGCCACGTATCGAAGCGAATCCCTCAACATGCTTCTGAATATACTCTTTATTCTCCCATTCATTATTGAGAATGATAGTAATCATGGCCTTGAGAAGCAGAGCATCCGTGCCAGGAGCAACAGGTATGTGTATGTCAGCAATCTGAGCTGTCTCGCTCTTTCTCGGGTCAACTACCACCAATTGTTTGTGGGGATCCTTGGAAATACTTCTGAGTACTCTCGGAGCCTGTGGCATCTGATGGCTCTGCATGCCGTTCCAGCCCCAGGCGACAAGCACCTCTGTTTCATGTTCATCTGGAATCGTCAGGATATGTTGACCACCAAACACACGTCCGTTGACCCACCATGCGCCACTGAATTCCTGCCCGGCGGAAGAATAAAAGTACTGAGAACCGAGCGCCCTCATGAGGCTGACACCGAACCCTGCTTCAAAATGTCCGCCCTGCATGCTGGCCCCCATATACGCTAAACTGCGTGGACCGTAGTCGGTACGAATCTGCAGGAGTTTGTCACTGATTTCCGCAATAGCCAATTCCCAGGATATTGGCACAAACTGGTCTCCAATTCGTTTGAGGGGCTGCGTCAACCTGTCCTTTTGATGTTGGTAATACATGACATTCATCCCCTTGCGGCAGACATATCCCTCGCTTCGTGGATTCTCCCTGTCCGGTCGAACTCCTGTCATCCTGCCATTATCAATGAGAATCTCCAGACCACAGTTTTGAGCGCAGAGTACACAGCTTGACTTTTTCCATTCTTTCATCGGCAGATCCTGTGAGCACGGTTAAGTATTATCCTTTTCATGACGGCTTACAAGTATGTTGATACTTTTGGTATACAGGTAAGATATCAGTTGCGTCATTTTATATAAAGTGGCATTTGTGACAAATATCGCGCAAAATGAGCCATAGGTGAAACTGTAAACAATGTAATAGGTCAGCAGGGAGAATTACTTGAAGTTTACTTTTCTTATAACGGAGGATTGTTTTTATTCGGGAGTAATCGGCTTGCTCGACACCTTTGGTATTGCCAATCTCTGGCATCAGAAACTGACAGGCTGTCGAGAAAATCGTTTTGAGGTGGAACTGGTTTCTGTCGATGACGGACCTGTGACTGGCAGCGGTTGTATCGAACTTAAGGCCCACAGAACTATTAAAGAAGCTGAAACCCCCGAATACATTATTCTGCCGCCGGTATGGCCATCGCCCAACATGGGCAGGCAACTAAATGACACAGTCACGGATTGGCTTGTGAGAAATAACAAAGTTGCAGTCCCCATTGCTGCCGTGTGCACCGGTTCTTTTCTGCTTGCAGAAACAGGTCTGCTGGATGGCCGTCTGGCAACCACGAACTGGCAGTTCGCGAGAAAATTTCAGCATCTGTTTCCGAAAGTGAGACTCAAGCCGGAAATGATTTTAACGGAAGACGATAGACTGATTTGTACAGGTGCTGCTACGGCCTACTTCAACCTGGCCCTGAGGCTCATTGAGCGGTATGGAACCGAAGATCTGGCAAAAGTGTGTTCAAAAGCTCTCCTTATCGAACCAAACCGAACGAGTCAGGCTCCGTATTTTCTTGAGCACCATAAGATAAAACATAATGATACTGATATAATGAAAGCTCAGGGGTTCATGGAAGACAATTATAGAGAATTAAAAGTAGTGAATGAAATTGCAGATTTTGTCGGCATAAGCTCCAGGCATTTCAAGAGACGATTCAAACAGGCGACAGGGTACTCGCCACTTACCTACCTCCAAGACATCCGAATCGAACAGGCAAAGAAAAAACTGGAGTCCACGATGGATAGTATCGAAGAAATAACCCAACAGATAGGTTATGAAAACACCAGCACTTTTCGTAGGTTATTCAAGGACAGGACCAGCCTGAGCCCCAGGGAATACCGAGACAAGTTTTCAAGGAGAATATGAATGGATACGTTACACAATTCTATTTACAAACTACTGAGAACAAAGATCGCATTATTGAACGTTTCCAGAGTACTTTTCAGATAAAAGAGAAGCAATATTGAGGTGTGAATTGGCAATATTAGAATATCAACATTGAGCCATGATTAGGACACTTCCTGGGAGGTTAAGACGGACCGGCTGACCACATGAATTGATCGAAAATGGAGTAACTGCAAAATAGAGCTTTCCAAAGAAAACATTAACCTCAGTCGTGAGATGGCATAGCTGAGCTTCTTCCTGAATTGGTAAGATAAGAAGTCCTGCAGTGTTATACAGTAAACTCGATACCAGTTGTAAAGAAAACTACTGGATCTTAGAGAATTTTATTCCGGAAGATTATTCTGTATTTCAAGGGAATGCTGTACATCCCGAAGATAAAGCGGACCAGTATTGCACATGGTGTAATACTGGTCCGAGGGAAGGGCAAT is a window from the Desulfopila inferna genome containing:
- a CDS encoding GlxA family transcriptional regulator produces the protein MKFTFLITEDCFYSGVIGLLDTFGIANLWHQKLTGCRENRFEVELVSVDDGPVTGSGCIELKAHRTIKEAETPEYIILPPVWPSPNMGRQLNDTVTDWLVRNNKVAVPIAAVCTGSFLLAETGLLDGRLATTNWQFARKFQHLFPKVRLKPEMILTEDDRLICTGAATAYFNLALRLIERYGTEDLAKVCSKALLIEPNRTSQAPYFLEHHKIKHNDTDIMKAQGFMEDNYRELKVVNEIADFVGISSRHFKRRFKQATGYSPLTYLQDIRIEQAKKKLESTMDSIEEITQQIGYENTSTFRRLFKDRTSLSPREYRDKFSRRI